The Methyloceanibacter sp. wino2 nucleotide sequence CGCTCGGGCCAGGACGCTCTGGAACCGGTCGGCGAGGCCGTTCCGGAGGATGCAGTGGCCGAGGAAGCGGTGCCGGAAGACACCCCTGAGGGCCCGTCGGCCTAAGGCTTTGCAGAGATATAGGGGGCCAAGCGCCAAAACCGTGAAAAACGGAGCTTGGCCCCGATTTCAGGTAGTTGAACCCTTGACGTTTCGAGAAGTGGCCTGATACAACGCGGCCACATTTAGCGGCAGGCGGTAGCCCACCGAAAGGATGCCCTTTGGGGCGCGGGTTAGACGCTGCCGGACTAACCGGGATCATATCGGGGTCATGATCTTGGGGGTTTCCCCTCAAGATCCTCTGTTTTGAGCGCTGAAGAACGCGAGGGATGACTCGCAGCTTCAGTTCTTGTGTTTTGGGCCATCCGCCCAGGTTGTCGGGCGGTGTCGCCCATGTGGTTTTGGGCGCATCCGCCCATAGGTGAATGAGGCGGTTCGCCGTCGCAAACGATTGGACGCTAGGGCTGCTATGCCAACGATTCAGCAATTGATCCGGAAGCCGCGTAAGGCCCCGGTGAAGCGCAACAAAGTGCCGGCCATGCAGGCCTGCCCGCAGAAGCGGGGCGTTTGCACCCGCGTGTACACCACCACGCCGAAGAAGCCGAACTCGGCCCTCCGGAAGGTCGCGCGCGTGCGCCTGACCAACCAGCAGGAAGTGACGAGCTACATCCCGGGTGAGGGTCACAATCTTCAGGAGCACTCCGTGGTCATGATCCGCGGCGGTCGCGTGAAGGATCTTCCCGGTGTGCGCTACCACATCATTCGCGGCGTGCTTGACACGCAAGGCGTCAGCGCCCGCCGTCAGCGGCGCTCGAAATACGGAGCCAAGCGGCCCAAGTAGTGGGGCGCTTTTTTGGTCTTTAAGGAACGGATTGAAGCGATATGTCCAGGCGGCACAAAGCTGATAAGCGGGAGATCATTCCCGATCCCAAGTTTGGGGATCAGGTGCTCACCAAGTTCATGAATTCCATCATGCTGGACGGCAAGAAATCGGCCGCCGAGCGGATCGTCTATGGCGCGCTCGACCAGATGGAAGACAAGGTGAAGCAGAACCCGATCGAATTGTTTCATCAGGCGCTGCAGAACGTCATGCCGGCCATTGAGGTGCGCTCCCGCCGTGTGGGCGGTGCGACCTACCAGGTGCCGGTCGAAGTCCGTGTCGATCGCCGCCAAGCGCTGGCCATTCGCTGGATTATCTCCGCGGCGCGTGGGCGCAACGAGAACACGATGGTCGAGCGGCTGTCGGGTGAGCTTCTCGATGCCGTCAACAACCGCGGCTCGGCCGTGAAGAAGCGCGAGGACACGCACCGGATGGCCGAGGCCAACCGCGCCTTCTCGCACTATCGCTGGTAACCGGCTCAAGGAACTCGAACGATGTCCCGTCAGACGCCCCTCAAGGACTACCGCAACATCGGTATCATGGCGCATATCGATGCCGGCAAGACCACCACGACCGAGCGCGTGCTCTACTACACCGGTAAGAGCCACAAGATCGGCGAGGTCCATGATGGCGCGGCCACCATGGACTGGATGGAGCAGGAGCAGGAGCGCGGTATCACCATTACGTCGGCTGCGACGACGGCGTTCTGGAACGACAAGCGCATCAACATCATCGACACACCCGGCCACGTGGACTTCACGATCGAGGTCGAGCGGTCCTTGCGTGTGCTCGACGGCGCCGTCGCGCTGCTTGACGCCAACCAGGGCGTGGAGCCGCAGACCGAGACGGTGTGGCGTCAGGCCGACAAGTACCACGTGCCGCGCATGATCTTCGTCAACAAGATGGACAAGATCGGTGCCGATTTTTTCATGTCGCTCGAGACGATCAAGGAGCGCCTCGGCGCCAACCCGATCGTGCTGCAGCTGCCGATCGGTGCTGAGTCGGACTTTGCGGGCATCGTTGACCTCGTACGCATGAAGGCGGTGATCTGGGACGACGAGTCGCTCGGCGCCACGTTCCACGACGAGGACATTCCGGCCGACCTTCAGGGCAAGGCCCAGGAGTATCACGAGGCGCTCATCGAGCAGGCTGTCGAAGTCGACGAGGCGGCCATGGAGGCCTATCTCGAAGGCAAGGAGATCTCCGAGGAGAAGCTGAAAGAGCTGATCCGGAAGGGCACCTGCAACCTCGATTTCGTGCCCATCCTTTGCGGTTCCGCCTTTAAAAACAAGGGTGTGCAGCCGCTTCTTGACGCGGTGGTCGACTATCTTCCGTCCCCGCTCGACGTGCCGGCCATCAAGGCCATCGACGTGAAGACGGAGGAAGAGGTCGATCGCCCGGCTTCTGACGATGCGCCGCTGTCGATGCTTGCCTTCAAGATCATGAACGACCCGTTTGTCGGTTCGCTGACCTTCTGCCGCATCTATTCGGGCAAGGTCGAGACCGGCATGAGCCTGCTCAACACGGTGAAGGACAAGAAAGAGCGTATCGGCCGTATGCTGCTGATGCACTCCAATCACCGTGAAGACATCAAGGAAGCCTATGCCGGCGACATCGTTGCCATTGCGGGTCTCAAGGACGTCACCACCGGTGACACGCTTTGCGATCCGGCCAAGGCGGTAATTCTGGAGCGCATGGAGTTCCCGGATCCTGTTATCGAGGTTGCCGTGGAGCCCAAGACCAAGAGCGACCAGGAGAAACTTGGCGTGGCGCTCAACCGGCTGGCTCAGGAGGATCCGTCCTTCCGCGTTACGGTCGACCACGAATCCGGACAGACGATCATTAAGGGCATGGGCGAGCTTCACCTCGACATCATTGTCGATCGCATGAAGCGCGAGTTTAAGGTCGAGGCCAATGTGGGCGCGCCGCAGGTGGCGTATCGCGAGACGATCACGAAGCCGGCCAATGTGGACTATACCCATAAGAAGCAGACTGGCGGTTCGGGTCAGTTCGCTCGGGTGAAAATGGAGATCGAGCCGGCCGAGGCGGGCGAGGGCTTCATTTTCGAGAACAAGGTTGTCGGTGGTAACGTGCCGAAGGAGTTCATTCCCGGTGTCGAGAAGGGCGTGCGGAGCGTCATCGATGCGGGTGTGCTCGCCGGCTTCCCGATCCTTGACGTAAAGTGCACGCTGGTTGACGGCGCGTCGCATGACGTCGACTCGTCTGTCATGGCGTTTGAGATCGCGTCCCGCGCGGCCTTCCGCGAAGCAGCCCAAAAGGCTGCGCCGAAACTGCTTGAGCCGATGATGAAGGTTGAAGTGGTGACGCCGGAGGAATATGTGGGCGGTATCATTGGCGATCTTACCAGCCGCCGCGGTCAGGTCCGAGGCCAAGAGCCCCGGGGCAACGCGACGGTGATCAATGCCATGGTCCCGCTAGCCAACATGTTTGGTTATGTGAACACGCTGCGTTCCATGAGTCAGGGACGGGCACAGTTCACGATGCAGTTCGACAGCTATGCGCAGGTTCCGCAGGCGGTGGCTGAAGAAGTGCAAGCAAAGTTCGCCTAAGCGATTGGGCGTATGAGTTTTAGCTTTCTGGTGAGAGGAATGGAGAGCCACAATGGCTAAAGAGAAATTCGACCGGTCAAAGCCGCATTGTAACATCGGTACGATTGGTCACGTCGATCACGGTAAAACGACCCTGACCGCTGCGATCACCAAGACATTGGCTGAGACCGGCGGCGCCACGTTCACCGCCTACGATGAAATCGATAAGGCGCCTGAAGAAAAGGCTCGCGGCATCACGATCTCCACGGCACACGTGGAGTACGAGACCGAGAACCGCCACTACGCGCACGTGGACTGCCCGGGTCACGCCGACTACGTGAAGAACATGATCACGGGTGCGGCGCAGATGGACGGCGCCATCCTTGTGGTGTCGGCCGCCGACGGCCCGATGCCGCAGACCCGCGAGCATATTCTGCTTGCGCGTCAGGTCGGTGTGCCGGCGCTGGTGGTGTTCCTGAACAAGGTCGACCAGGTCGATGACGAGGAGCTTCTGGACCTCGTCGAGCTCGAAGTTCGCGAGCTTCTGTCCAAGTACGAGTTCCCGGGAGACGATATCCCGATCATCAAGGGCTCCGCTCTTGCCGCGATCGAGGATAGCAATCCCGAGATCGGTCAGAAGGCCATTCTTGAGCTCATGAAGGCTGTCGACGAGTACATCCCGCAGCCGGATCGTCCGGTTGACGGCGCGTTCCTGATGCCGATCGAAGACGTGTTCTCGATCTCCGGCCGCGGTACCGTTGTGACCGGCCGCGTCGAGCGTGGCATCGTCAAGGTCGGTGAGGAAGTCGAGATCGTTGGTATTAAGCCGACGACGAAGACGACCGTTACCGGCGTTGAGATGTTCCGTAAGCTGCTCGATCAGGGCCAGGCGGGCGACAATGTTGGCTGCCTGCTCCGTGGTATCGACCGTGAAGGTGTCGAGCGTGGTCAGGTTCTGGCCAAGCCCGGTTCCGTGACGCCGCACACGAAGTTCAAGGCCGAGGCATACATCCTCACGAAAGAAGAGGGTGGCCGCCACACGCCGTTCTTCGGCAACTACCGTCCGCAGTTCTACTTCCGCACCACCGACGTGACGGGTGTGGTCGAGCTGCCGGAAGGCACCGAGATGGTGATGCCGGGCGATAATGTTGCCATGACCGTTGAGCTGATCGTGCCGATCGCAATGGAAGAGAAGCTTCGCTTCGCTATCCGTGAAGGTGGCCGCACCGTCGGCGCCGGCGTCGTGTCGTCGATCATCGAGTAAGGGTATTTGGGAAGTGCGCCGCTCCGTTTTGGGGCGGCGCGTTTCTCTAACTTAAGGCCGTCGAGATGCAGAGCCAGAACATAAGAATTAGGCTGAAAGCCTTCGACCATCGCATTCTCGATGCGTCGACCAAGGAAATCGTCAACACGGCGAAACGTACCGGTGCGGATGTCCGCGGGCCAATCCCGCTGCCGACCCGTATCGAGAAGTTCACCGTGAACCGCTCGCCGCACATCGACAAGAAGAGCCGTGAGCAGTTCGAGATGCGGACGCACAAGCGGCTGCTCGACATTGTCGATCCGACGCCGCAGACGGTCGACGCTTTGATGAAACTCGATCTCGCCGCCGGCGTGGATGTTGAGATCAAGCTTTAACCGGTTGCGGGACGAGGCAAGGAATTAGTTCGATGCGATCAGGTGTTATCGCGCAAAAGGTCGGTATGACCAGGATCTTCACCGATGCCGGGGAACACATCCCGGTAACGGTGCTGCGCCTGGAGAACTGCCAGGTCGTCGGTCAGCGGACCGCGGAAAAGAACGGCTACACCGCCGTTCAGCTTGGTGCCGGCCGTGCCAAAGTTAAGCGTTTGACGCGGGCTCAACGCGGCGGTTTCGCCGTGGCGAATGTCGAGCCGAAGCGCAAAGTCGCCGAGTTTCGGGTGAGCCCGGAGAATTTGATCGATGTGGGCGCGGAGATCACCGCCGACCACTTCGTCGAAGGGCAGTTCGTCGACGCCTCGGGAACGTCTATCGGTAAGGGTTTTGCCGGTGGCATGAAGCGGCACGGGTTCGGCGGTCTCCGGGCCAGCCACGGCGTGTCGATCAACCACAGAAGCCATGGCTCCACCGGCCAGTGCCAGGATCCCGGCAAGGTGTTCAAGGGCAAGAAGATGGCCGGCCACATGGGTGACGTCAGCGTCACGACGCAGAATCTGCGCGTGGTGAAGACGGATGCCGAGCGCGGTCTCATCATGATCCGCGGCGCCGTTCCCGGCGCCAAGGGCGGATGGGTTCTCCTGCGCGATGCGGTCAAGCGGGCGCTGCCCGAGGATGCACCGGTTCCCGGTGCGTTCCGGAAGGGCTCCGAGGAACTAGCGCCGGTCAAAGAGTCTGCAGCTAAGGCTCCTGCCGAGGCAGAAGCGGCACAGCCGGCAGAGGGCGGAGAGAACGCGTAATGAAAGCGGATGTAACAACGCTCGACGCCAAGAAGGCGGGAACCGTGGAACTGTCCGAAGATGTCTTCGGGCTTGAGCCGCGCGCCGACTTGCTGCACCGGATGGTGCGCTACCAGCTGGCCAAGCGCCGCGCCGGTACGGTTGCGACGAAGGACCGTTCGGAGATCACGGCGACGACCGCGAAAATGTACCGGCAGAAGGGGACGGGCCGTGCGCGTCACGGCAGCGCCAAGCCCGGTATCTTCCGTGGCGGCGGTAAGGCTTTCGGTCCGAAGCCGCGCAATTTCGGTTTCGATTTGCCGAAGAAGGTTCGCGCTCTGGCCCTGAAGCATGCGCTGTCGTCGAAGGCGAAGGCCGAAGAGCTCATCGTCCTGGATTCCTGCGACATGAAGGATGCCAAGACGAAGGCGCTGAAGACGCAGTTCGAGAAGCTGGGCTTTGGGTCCGCTCTGATCGTGGACGGCGCCGAGGTGCAGACGAACTTCGCGCTCGCGGCGCGCAACATCCCGCATGTGGATGTGCTGCCGATCCAGGGCATCAACGTGTACGACATTTTGCGGCACGAGAAGCTCGTGCTGACCAAGGCTGCCCTCGAGGCGCTGGAGGCTCGGTTTAAATGAGTGCGCTGCAAGCATATGACGTGATTTTGGCTCCGGTGATCACCGAGAAATCGAGTGAGGCGTCCGAATCCAATCAGGTGGTGTTCAAGGTTCGCCTCAACGCGACGAAGCCGCAGATCAAGAACGCGGTGGAGAAGCTGTTCGGCGTCAAGGTAGTGGCCGTGAACACGCTGACCCGCAAGGGTAAGACCAAGTTCTTCCGGGGCATCAAGGGTACCCAGAAGGATACGAAGAAGGCCGTCGTCAAGCTCGCCGAAGGCGACAAGATCGACGTGACGACAGGGATCTAGCGCGATGGCGTTGAAGACATTCAAACCGACCACGCCGAGCCAGCGTCAACTGGTGCTCGTGGACCGCAGCCATCTGTGGAAGGGCAAGCCGGTCAAGCCGCTCACGGAGGGCTTGACCAAGTCGGGTGGCCGTAACAACACGGGACGCGTCTCGATCTGGCATCGCGGCGGCGGTCATAAGCGTTCGTACCGCATGGTCGATTTCAAGCGGACCAAGCACGGCGTCGCGGCGACCGTCGAGCGGCTGGAATACGATCCGAACCGCACGGCGTTCATCGCACTGATCAAGTATGATGACGGCGAGCTGGCCTACATTCTGGCGCCGCAGCGTCTGGCGCCGGGCGACAAGGTGATCGCCGACGAAAAGGTCGACGTGAAGCCTGGCAACGCGATGCCGCTGGCGAACATGCCGATCGGCACCATCGTCCACAATGTGGAGATGAAGCAGGGCAAGGGCGGCCAGATCGCACGCGCCGCGGGTGCCTATGTGCAGCTCGTCGGCCGTGACTCCGGCTACGCGATCCTGCGTCTGAATTCTGGCGAAACGCGCATGGTTCCGGCCGCCTGCATGGCGACGGTCGGCGCGGTCTCCAACCCGGACAACGCGAACGTGTCGTTGTCCAAGGCTGGCCGCAGCCGCTGGAAGGGCCGCAAGCCCGTGGTTCGCGGTGTGGCGATGAACCCGATCGATCATCCGCATGGCGGTGGTGAAGGACGGACGTCCGGTGGCCGGCACCCGGTCACCCCTTGGGGTAAGTCCACCAAGGGCAAGCGTACGCGCACCAACAAGGCGAGCGACAAGTACATTCTGCGCAGCCGCCATCTGAAGAAGAAGAAGGGATAAGACGTGGCACGTTCGATTTGGAAAGGCCCGTTCGTCGACGGCTTTCTCTTGAAGAAGGCTGAGAAGGCGCGTGAGAGCGGCTCCAACGCCGTGATCAAGATGTGGTCGCGCCGGTCCACCATTCTTCCTCAGTTCGTGGGACTGACGTTTGGTGTTCATAACGGGCAGAAGCATGTGCCCGTTCTGGTGACGGAAGACATGGTGGGTCACAAGTTCGGTGAGTTTTCGCCGACGCGCACCTATCACGGCCACGCCGCCGACAGGAAAGTGAAGAGAGGCAAGTAGTCATGGGCAAGCCGCAGAGAGAGCGCACGCTCAAGGACACCGAGGCGAAGGCCGTCACCCGGCTTATCCGCGTGAGCCCGCAGAAGCTGAACCTCGTCGCTCAGCTCATTCGGGGCAAGAAGGTCGATCGCGCCCTGGCCGATCTCGCCTTCTCGCGCAAGCGTATCGCTAAGGACGTCAAGAAGACCTTGGAGTCGGCAATCGCGAACGCAGAGAACAATCACGACCTGGATGTCGATGCCTTGGTCGTGTCAGAAGCCTATGTGGGCAAGAACATTGTGATGAAGCGCATTCAGGCGCGTGCACGGGGCCGGGCGGCTCGGATTTTGAAGCCGTTTTCGCAGATGACCGTGGTCGTGCGTCAAGTTGAGGAGCCTGCTTGATGGGACAGAAAGTCAACCCGATCGGGCTTAGGCTCGGTGTCAACCGCACTTGGGATTCGCGCTGGTTTGCCTCGCGTGGCGAGTACGCAGACCTGCTGCACGAAGATCTCAAGATGCGTGAGCACATTCTCAAGACGCGCAAGCAGGCCGGCATTTCGAAGGTCGTCGTGGAGCGTCCGCACAAGAAGTGCCGCGTTACGGTCTACACCGCTCGTCCGGGCATCCTGATCGGTAAGAAGGGCGCGGACATCGAGACGCTTCGCAAAGAGCTGGCGACGATGACGGACTCCGAAGTGCACCTGAACATCGTCGAGGTGCGGAAGCCGGAGGTCGACGCGACGCTGGTGGCTGAAGGTATTGCCCAGCAGCTCGAACGCCGCGTGGCGTTCCGCCGGGCCATGAAGCGGGCGGTGCAGTCGGCGGTCCGCATGGGCGCGCTCGGCATTCGCATCAATTGCTCGGGCCGGCTTGGCGGCGCGGAAATCGCGCGCATGGAATGGTACCGCGAGGGCCGTGTGCCGCTGCACACGCTGCGCGCCAATATCGACTACGGGACGGCGCTGGGGCGTACGGCCTATGGAATCATCGGCATCAAGGTTTGGATCTTCAAGGGCGAGATCATGGAGCACGACCCCATGGCCCAGGAGACCAAGGCCCTTGAGGCACAAGAGGGCGGACGTTCCGGTGGTCGGCGCGACTCCGCACGGGCGTAAGGCTAAGGGCAGGACTTAAGAATTATGCTGCAACCGAAACGCACAAAGTTCCGCAAGATGCACAAGGGTCGCATCAAAGGTGCGGCGAAGGGCGGATCTGCGTTGACCTTCGGGACCTTCGGGTTGAAGGCGCAAGAGCCGGCGCGGGTCACCGCGCGGCAGATTGAAGCTGCCCGCCGTGCCATGACGCGTCAGATGAAGCGTGCTGGCCGTGTTTGGATCCGCATCTTTCCGGACGTCCCGGTTTCGAAGAAGCCGACCGAAGTCCGTATGGGTAAGGGTAAGGGTACGCCGGAGTTCTGGGCGGCCAAGGTCAAGCCGGGTCGCATCATGTTCGAGATCGACGGCGTCGGCGAGCCTGTGGCACGCGAGGCGCTGCGGCTGGCGGCGGCGAAGCTGCCGATCAAGACGCGTGTCGTGGCACGTATCGAGGGCTAAGCGATGAAGGCGAGCCAAGTGAACGATATGACGGTCGATCAGCTCAATGACGAGTTGGTCAAGTTGAAGAAAGAGCAGTTCAACCTGCGCTTCCAGGCGGCTTCCGGGCAGCTTGAGAATACGGCGCGGGTTCGGCAGGTGCGGCGCGATATCGCGCGCGTACAGACGATCGCGCGCCAGAAGAGCGCCGCTGCGAAGGCTTAAAGGTAGATACGATGCCGAAACGCGTTTTGATTGGGACCGTGGTGAGCGACAAGAACGACAAGACCGTTGTGGTCAAGGTCGAGCGCCGCTTCACGCATCCCCTGTTCCACAAAGTGGTTCGCCGCTCCAAGAACTACCACGCGCACGACGAGAACAACGAGTTCAAGGTCGGCGAGAAGGTGTGGATCGAGGAATGCGCGCCGCTATCGAAGCAGAAATGTTGGGTGGTTTTGCCGCGTGAGCAGGCAGCCAGCTAAGGCGAATAACGAAGGGCCTCGATGAAGGCCTGAATAAGGGCGAATGCCATGATTCAGATGCAGACCAATCTCGATGTCGCCGACAACTCTGGTGCAAAGCGCGTGCAGTGCATCAAGGTGCTCGGCGGTTCGAAGCGGAAATACGCGTCGATCGGAGACACCATCGTGGTCAGCGTCAAGGAAGCGATTCCGCGCGGCCGTGTGAAGAAGGGCCAGGTCATGAAGGCCGTGATCGTGCGTACCGCCACGGGCGTGCGCCGTCAGGACGGTTCGTTGATCCGGTTCGACCGCAATGCGGCGGTTTTGGTCAATGCGCAAGGTGAGCCGGTGGGTACGCGTATCTTCGGCCCCGTCACGCGCGAGTTGCGGGCGAAGAAGCACATGAAGATCGTGTCGCTCGCGCCGGAGGTTCTGTGATCATGGCAGGCTTGAAGATCAAAAAGGGCGACCACGTTGTGGTGCTGACGGGCAAGGACAAGGGCAAGAAGGGCGAAGTCCTGAAAGTTCTGCCGTCGGAGAACCGGGCCGTGGTGCAGGGCGTGGCGCAAATGCGTAAGCACCAGCGTCAGACCGCATCCCAGGAGGGGGGCATCATCACCAAGGAAGCCCCGATCCATATTTCGAATCTCGCGCTTGAGGATCCCAAGGATGGGCAACCCACGCGCGTCGGCTACAAATTCTTGAAGGACGGACGCAAGGTGCGTTTCGCAAAGCGTTCGGGCGAGGTCATCGATGGCTGAGCAGGCATATACACCGCGGCTTAAGCAGCAGTACCACGACGTCATCAAGGCCGAGCTCGGGAAAGAGTTCGCCTACAAGAACGTCATGCAGATTCCCCGCCTCGAGAAGGTGGTGTTGAACATCGGCGTTGGCGAGGCTGTGAACGACTCGAAGAAGGTCAAGTCCGCGGCCAACGACCTTGGTCTAATCGCGGGCCAGCGGCCTGTGATCACGAAGGCGCGCAAGTCGATCGCCGGCTTCAAGCTGCGTGAGGGTATGCCCGTCGGCGTGAAAGTGACGCTGCGTAAGAACCGGATGTTCGAGTTCCTCGACCGGCTCGTGAACGTCGCGCTGCCGCGCGTTCGCGATTTCCGTGGACTCAATCCGAAGAGTTTCGATGGGCGCGGCAACTATTCGATGGGCCTGAAAGAGCACATCGTTTTCCCCGAGATCGATTACGACAAGGTGGAAGACGTGCTCGGCATGGACATCATCGTGTGCACGACGGCGGACAACGACGACGAGGCACGCGCGCTTTTGAAGGGTTTGAACTTTCCGTTCCGTAGCTAAGCACGGGCTGGCTGCGACAGGAGGACTGAATGGCTAAGACGAGCATGATCGAGCGGGACAAGAAGCGCCGCCGCCTTGCTAAGAAATATGAGGCGCGTCGGGCGCGGCTGAAGGCTATCGCCAAGGACGAGTCTTTCCCGGCTGAGGAGCGCTTCGCGGCGCGGCTGAAGCTGGCGGAGATTCCGCGTAATGCCTCGCCGACACGTATTCACAACCGTTGCGATCTCACCGGGCGGCCGCGCGGATACTACCGCAAGCTTCGCATGTCGCGCATTGCATTGCGCGATCTTGCAAGCAACGGGCTGATCCCCGGCATGGTTAAGTCGAGCTGGTAAGGACTTCGATGAGCATCAACGATCCTCTTGGCGATATGCTGACCCGCATCCGCAATGCGCAGATGCGGCGCAAGACGAAGGTCTCAACGCCAACCTCCAAGCTGCGCGAGCGCGTGCTCGAGGTGCTGGCTGACGAGGGCTATATCCGTGGCTACGCGCGCGTCGATTACGACGGCGGGAAGTCTGAGTTCGAGATCGAACTCAAGTACTTCGACGGCGAGCCGGTGATCAAGGACATCAAACGGGTGTCGACACCGGGCCGGCGTGTGTATTCCTCGGTGAAGAATCTCCCGACCGTTGCGAACGGTCTGGGTGTGTCAATTCTTTCGACGCCGAAGGGCGTCATGTCGGATTCGCAGGCGCGGAACGAGAATGTCGGCGGCGAGATTCTCTGCAGCGTATTTTAGCGGACCCATTTGAAGCGAAGGTTTGATCAATGTCGCGCATCGGCAAAAGACCAGTCCCAATCCCCGGCGGCGTCACGGCCTCCGTGGACGGTCAGGAAATCAAGGTCAAAGGACCCAAGGGCGAGCTCAGCCATGTGCTGGTCGACCATGTCATCGCCAAGATGGGCGATGACGGGATCGAGATCGGCATGCGCGAGGACGACAAGGACTCGCGGGCGATGTGGGGCATGTCGCGGACGATCGTGGCCAACCTCGTCACGGGTGTG carries:
- the rpsL gene encoding 30S ribosomal protein S12; translation: MPTIQQLIRKPRKAPVKRNKVPAMQACPQKRGVCTRVYTTTPKKPNSALRKVARVRLTNQQEVTSYIPGEGHNLQEHSVVMIRGGRVKDLPGVRYHIIRGVLDTQGVSARRQRRSKYGAKRPK
- the rplB gene encoding 50S ribosomal protein L2, with product MALKTFKPTTPSQRQLVLVDRSHLWKGKPVKPLTEGLTKSGGRNNTGRVSIWHRGGGHKRSYRMVDFKRTKHGVAATVERLEYDPNRTAFIALIKYDDGELAYILAPQRLAPGDKVIADEKVDVKPGNAMPLANMPIGTIVHNVEMKQGKGGQIARAAGAYVQLVGRDSGYAILRLNSGETRMVPAACMATVGAVSNPDNANVSLSKAGRSRWKGRKPVVRGVAMNPIDHPHGGGEGRTSGGRHPVTPWGKSTKGKRTRTNKASDKYILRSRHLKKKKG
- the rpsG gene encoding 30S ribosomal protein S7, producing the protein MSRRHKADKREIIPDPKFGDQVLTKFMNSIMLDGKKSAAERIVYGALDQMEDKVKQNPIELFHQALQNVMPAIEVRSRRVGGATYQVPVEVRVDRRQALAIRWIISAARGRNENTMVERLSGELLDAVNNRGSAVKKREDTHRMAEANRAFSHYRW
- the rplC gene encoding 50S ribosomal protein L3; translation: MRSGVIAQKVGMTRIFTDAGEHIPVTVLRLENCQVVGQRTAEKNGYTAVQLGAGRAKVKRLTRAQRGGFAVANVEPKRKVAEFRVSPENLIDVGAEITADHFVEGQFVDASGTSIGKGFAGGMKRHGFGGLRASHGVSINHRSHGSTGQCQDPGKVFKGKKMAGHMGDVSVTTQNLRVVKTDAERGLIMIRGAVPGAKGGWVLLRDAVKRALPEDAPVPGAFRKGSEELAPVKESAAKAPAEAEAAQPAEGGENA
- the rpmC gene encoding 50S ribosomal protein L29, giving the protein MKASQVNDMTVDQLNDELVKLKKEQFNLRFQAASGQLENTARVRQVRRDIARVQTIARQKSAAAKA
- the rplD gene encoding 50S ribosomal protein L4, whose amino-acid sequence is MKADVTTLDAKKAGTVELSEDVFGLEPRADLLHRMVRYQLAKRRAGTVATKDRSEITATTAKMYRQKGTGRARHGSAKPGIFRGGGKAFGPKPRNFGFDLPKKVRALALKHALSSKAKAEELIVLDSCDMKDAKTKALKTQFEKLGFGSALIVDGAEVQTNFALAARNIPHVDVLPIQGINVYDILRHEKLVLTKAALEALEARFK
- the rpsS gene encoding 30S ribosomal protein S19, which codes for MARSIWKGPFVDGFLLKKAEKARESGSNAVIKMWSRRSTILPQFVGLTFGVHNGQKHVPVLVTEDMVGHKFGEFSPTRTYHGHAADRKVKRGK
- the rplP gene encoding 50S ribosomal protein L16, coding for MLQPKRTKFRKMHKGRIKGAAKGGSALTFGTFGLKAQEPARVTARQIEAARRAMTRQMKRAGRVWIRIFPDVPVSKKPTEVRMGKGKGTPEFWAAKVKPGRIMFEIDGVGEPVAREALRLAAAKLPIKTRVVARIEG
- the tuf gene encoding elongation factor Tu, which gives rise to MAKEKFDRSKPHCNIGTIGHVDHGKTTLTAAITKTLAETGGATFTAYDEIDKAPEEKARGITISTAHVEYETENRHYAHVDCPGHADYVKNMITGAAQMDGAILVVSAADGPMPQTREHILLARQVGVPALVVFLNKVDQVDDEELLDLVELEVRELLSKYEFPGDDIPIIKGSALAAIEDSNPEIGQKAILELMKAVDEYIPQPDRPVDGAFLMPIEDVFSISGRGTVVTGRVERGIVKVGEEVEIVGIKPTTKTTVTGVEMFRKLLDQGQAGDNVGCLLRGIDREGVERGQVLAKPGSVTPHTKFKAEAYILTKEEGGRHTPFFGNYRPQFYFRTTDVTGVVELPEGTEMVMPGDNVAMTVELIVPIAMEEKLRFAIREGGRTVGAGVVSSIIE
- the fusA gene encoding elongation factor G, coding for MSRQTPLKDYRNIGIMAHIDAGKTTTTERVLYYTGKSHKIGEVHDGAATMDWMEQEQERGITITSAATTAFWNDKRINIIDTPGHVDFTIEVERSLRVLDGAVALLDANQGVEPQTETVWRQADKYHVPRMIFVNKMDKIGADFFMSLETIKERLGANPIVLQLPIGAESDFAGIVDLVRMKAVIWDDESLGATFHDEDIPADLQGKAQEYHEALIEQAVEVDEAAMEAYLEGKEISEEKLKELIRKGTCNLDFVPILCGSAFKNKGVQPLLDAVVDYLPSPLDVPAIKAIDVKTEEEVDRPASDDAPLSMLAFKIMNDPFVGSLTFCRIYSGKVETGMSLLNTVKDKKERIGRMLLMHSNHREDIKEAYAGDIVAIAGLKDVTTGDTLCDPAKAVILERMEFPDPVIEVAVEPKTKSDQEKLGVALNRLAQEDPSFRVTVDHESGQTIIKGMGELHLDIIVDRMKREFKVEANVGAPQVAYRETITKPANVDYTHKKQTGGSGQFARVKMEIEPAEAGEGFIFENKVVGGNVPKEFIPGVEKGVRSVIDAGVLAGFPILDVKCTLVDGASHDVDSSVMAFEIASRAAFREAAQKAAPKLLEPMMKVEVVTPEEYVGGIIGDLTSRRGQVRGQEPRGNATVINAMVPLANMFGYVNTLRSMSQGRAQFTMQFDSYAQVPQAVAEEVQAKFA
- the rpsC gene encoding 30S ribosomal protein S3, translating into MGQKVNPIGLRLGVNRTWDSRWFASRGEYADLLHEDLKMREHILKTRKQAGISKVVVERPHKKCRVTVYTARPGILIGKKGADIETLRKELATMTDSEVHLNIVEVRKPEVDATLVAEGIAQQLERRVAFRRAMKRAVQSAVRMGALGIRINCSGRLGGAEIARMEWYREGRVPLHTLRANIDYGTALGRTAYGIIGIKVWIFKGEIMEHDPMAQETKALEAQEGGRSGGRRDSARA
- the rpsJ gene encoding 30S ribosomal protein S10, giving the protein MQSQNIRIRLKAFDHRILDASTKEIVNTAKRTGADVRGPIPLPTRIEKFTVNRSPHIDKKSREQFEMRTHKRLLDIVDPTPQTVDALMKLDLAAGVDVEIKL
- a CDS encoding 50S ribosomal protein L23 — translated: MSALQAYDVILAPVITEKSSEASESNQVVFKVRLNATKPQIKNAVEKLFGVKVVAVNTLTRKGKTKFFRGIKGTQKDTKKAVVKLAEGDKIDVTTGI
- the rplV gene encoding 50S ribosomal protein L22; translation: MGKPQRERTLKDTEAKAVTRLIRVSPQKLNLVAQLIRGKKVDRALADLAFSRKRIAKDVKKTLESAIANAENNHDLDVDALVVSEAYVGKNIVMKRIQARARGRAARILKPFSQMTVVVRQVEEPA